The Paenibacillus sp. FSL R7-0345 DNA segment GTGAACGGGTAGTTCATGACTGCGTCGAACTTATCCCCCTCCAGCCACGGGGCAGACTCATGCCAGATTTCACCGAGAATGTAGGCGTCGGGGTTGGCGGCTTTGACAACTTTGCGGAATTCGCGCCAGAAGCCGTGATCCACTTCGTTGGCCACATCCAGACGCCAGCCGTCGATGCCAACCTCTTTGATCCAGTACTCGGCAACCTTCAGCAAGTATTCCTTTACCTCAGGATTCTCTGTATTGAGCTTAGGCATATGCGGCTCAAACGAGAAGGCATCATAGTTTGGAATGTTGTCCACAACCTGAAGCGGGAATTCGCGGACATGGAACCAGTCCTTGTAACGGGAGTTTTCACCGTGCTCCAGCACATCCACGAATGGGGCGAAGGTTCTTCCGGAATGGTTGAATACTGCGTCCAGCAGTACGCGGATTCCGCGTTCATGGCAGGCGTTGACCAGCTTTTTGAGCGTCTCCACATCGCCGAAATGCGGATCAACCTTCATATAGTCTTCCGTATCATATTTATGATTGGTGGTTCCGGCAAAGATTGGTGTGAAATAGATGCCCGTAATCCCCAGCTCTGTCAGATGATCAAGGTGATCAATCACACCCTGCAGATCTCCGCCGAAGAAGTTGTCCGGTGTAGGTGTTCCGCCCCAGGGAAGGACATTTTCCGGATTCAGGCTGGCATCACCGTTTGCAAAGCGCTCCGGAAAGATCTGATAGAATACAGCATCTTTAACCCAGGCCGGAGGAGTAAACACATCGCCGCGGTTTATGTAAGGGAATTCAAACAGCCGGTTAGGATTGCCCGGGCGCTCTGTCTGGAAGTCACTCTCCGTCATCCAGATCCGCTCATGCCCCTTTTGCAGCAGAAATCCGTATTTCAGGCGGCGGTATAAGGGAACGGATTCACATTCCCAGTAATCGAACATCGCATCACTGGTGAACAGCTTCATTGGAATCAGCTCTTTGGTAGTATCCCATGCATATTTATCCCCGGCCCAGGCGAATACTTCTGTCAGATCTCCTTTTTTGGCACGCAGACGCAGATGAATGGTTTCATAGTCATAGGCATAAGACCAGTTTAAGCGCGGGCGGTGATATACAGCTTCAAGTAACATGATAATTCCTCCTAAATTAAATGATTTGTGAGCTTGGCTTCCCGGAATACTTCGTACAAAACTTGCTTGGGAAGCATGGGCTTAAGTTTTGTGAGCATAGCGCCTTGAGA contains these protein-coding regions:
- a CDS encoding alpha-glycosidase, translated to MLLEAVYHRPRLNWSYAYDYETIHLRLRAKKGDLTEVFAWAGDKYAWDTTKELIPMKLFTSDAMFDYWECESVPLYRRLKYGFLLQKGHERIWMTESDFQTERPGNPNRLFEFPYINRGDVFTPPAWVKDAVFYQIFPERFANGDASLNPENVLPWGGTPTPDNFFGGDLQGVIDHLDHLTELGITGIYFTPIFAGTTNHKYDTEDYMKVDPHFGDVETLKKLVNACHERGIRVLLDAVFNHSGRTFAPFVDVLEHGENSRYKDWFHVREFPLQVVDNIPNYDAFSFEPHMPKLNTENPEVKEYLLKVAEYWIKEVGIDGWRLDVANEVDHGFWREFRKVVKAANPDAYILGEIWHESAPWLEGDKFDAVMNYPFTDAVLDFFINGSLDAEAFANAIGKQLSRYPLQASEVAFNLLDSHDTARLLTLAGGDKKKFKLAALFQFTFMGTPCIYYGDEVGLDGDNDPGCRKCMEWDPAKQDHDLFSFYQKLISIRGSHPSLRSGSFRFLEAGRGGSKVAFERSMGDEIIIVLMNTEETAQTFRLSVEERSWENLFTGDSLRAERGTLSVKLPAYGYTAIKAVL